In Euphorbia lathyris chromosome 9, ddEupLath1.1, whole genome shotgun sequence, the following are encoded in one genomic region:
- the LOC136206788 gene encoding serine/threonine-protein kinase ZRK1-like, with translation MMDDSVSAVEKMFSCLTIGKKAQEETPFMKNERMLLEELIASCNGKCNHIRTFSSQELNRATNNYHHEQMIFRDSSFWKTAVRLQLNDSVKMMKCLRFDKKRDRKDKIFLRNGSMLLEQMITFCNGKCSIPIKSFSEKELQKATNNFKERQLLPGLWCRYYKGFLQDRPVTIKKISNLQLSINEIVYASTDCPTVVFEYVEGKTLYDRIIDRKDGHFQPVTWNERLKIAIDLANVVVYMHTAFPRPIVHRDIKPSNVFLDGNSTAKLSDFSLCLSIPEGETYVEDGHVRGTIGFMAPETLSRCCFNEKSDVYSFGMLLLELLTGQSLFDLAGMLSGNVRSLGMNRFKELLDPFILGEAVKEHQLESVGALKWQKNLFVFIDLKLILVSFVFIDVDSVFYIIEFS, from the exons ATGATGGATGATTCTGTATCTGCAGTAGAGAAGATGTTTTCGTGTTTAACAATAGGTAAGAAGGCCCAGGAGGAGACACCATTCATGAAGAATGAAAGAATGTTACTAGAAGAGCTTATCGCCTCCTGCAATGGAAAATGCAATCATATCCGTACATTCTCCAGCCAAGAACTCAATAGGGCAACAAACAACTATCATCATGAACAAATGATTTTTCGAGATTCATCCTTCTGGAAGACTGCCGTCCGATTACAATTAAACG ATTCGGTTAAGATGATGAAATGTTTGAGATTCGATAAGAAAAGAGACCGGAAAGATAAAATATTCTTGAGGAACGGAAGCATGTTGTTAGAACAGATGATTACCTTCTGTAATGGCAAGTGTAGCATTCCAATCAAAAGCTTCTCAGAAAAAGAGCTCCAAAAAGCAACAAACAACTTCAAAGAAAGACAATTGTTACCAGGGTTGTGGTGTAGATACTACAAGGGTTTTCTCCAAGATCGTCCAGTAACTATAAAGAAGATCAGTAACCTTCAACTTTCCATCAACGAAATAGTTTATGCATCCACTGACTGTCCTACTGTAGTCTTCGAATACGTAGAGGGAAAAACACTTTATGATCGAATTATAGATCGGAAAGACGGACACTTTCAGCCTGTAACATGGAATGAGAGGTTGAAAATTGCTATAGATTTAGCTAATGTGGTAGTGTATATGCACACTGCATTTCCAAGGCCTATTGTGCATAGAGATATTAAACCCTCCAACGTTTTTCTGGATGGAAATTCTACAGCCAAACTGTCTGATTTTTCGCTGTGTCTGTCTATTCCTGAAGGGGAGACGTATGTGGAGGATGGTCATGTGAGAGGGACTATAGGATTTATGGCGCCTGAAACATTGTCCAGATGTTGCTTCAACGAGAAGAGCGATGTTTATAGCTTCGGAATGTTGTTACTTGAGCTTTTAACCGGGCAAAGTTTATTCGATTTAGCTGGCATGCTCTCTGGAAATGTTCGGAGTCTTGGAATGAATAGATTCAAGGAGTTGCTTGATCCTTTTATTTTGGGAGAGGCTGTGAAAGAGCATCAATTGGAAAGTGTTGGAGCTCTTAAGTGGCAAAAGAACTTATTCGTATTTATCGATCTGAAATTGATTCTTGTTAGCTTTGTGTTCATTGATGTTGATTCTGTTTTCTATATAATTGAATTTTCTTAA